The Thermodesulfobacteriota bacterium genome segment GCAACAGGTGGACGTAAAGGATGGTGCCGAACCAGAGCACAGCGGTGAACAGGTGAAGGAAGCCGGCGGTGAAGCGCACGGCGCGCCGGGCCGCGGAGGGAGGCGCCGCCCTCCCCGCCGCGGACTCGGCGGCCAGGAACTCCTTCCCGGAGGCGTTCAACTCGCCCCCGCCTCCCGGGTCCACATGGCACCCGGAGCAATCCTTCCCCGTCCGCTCCGCCATCTCCTCCGTCGCCCGCGCCGCCCCCGGAAGGAGGAGCGCCGGAAAGAGGAGCGCCAGGAGAAGGAGAACGCCCCCGGCGCGCCGTCCGACCAAGTGGATCAATACCCTTCGACGCTGGGGGTGCGTTTCCCGCGGTCCTCGAGGGAGGACCCGAACAGCGCCCAGAAGTAATCCTCCTGGCTGCCGGCGAACCGCTTCTTCCCGCCGGCCATGTTCTCCCCGGCGAGCTGCCCCTGCTTGATGGCGCTGCGCCAGCCGAAGTTGATCCGGCTCTCCCCGCTCTTCTTGTCCTTGAACTCGGCGCAGTCGCCCGCAGCGTAGACGTCGGGAAGGCTCGTCTGCAGGTACTCGTCCACCAGGACGCCCGAGGCGATCGCGATGCCGCTCCCCGCCAGGAAACCGACGGCGGGGACGCGCTCGGTGGCGACGACGACCAGCGAGCAGTTGATCGTCTCCCCGTGCCGGGTCTGGACGGTCAACGCGTCCTTTCCTTTTTCCTGCACCTCGATGATGTCGTCCCCGTCCTTGATCCGGGCGCCCCGGTTGCGGACCTCGTCGAGGATGCTCGCCTCGAGCTCTCCGGCGATCGGGTACCCGGGCCGGGGCTGTTTCGGCTGGATCCAGACGACCTCCTTCTTCGCCTTCCGAAGCGCCCGGCACCCCTCGATGGCGAGGTAACCCGGGCCGTAGACCACCGCGGGGCCGGGCCTGGCCGCGAGCTCCTTGATGGCGATGGAGTCCTTCCAGGAGTCGAAGATCTGGATCATGGGGGTATCCTTGCGGAGGACCGCCGGGACGCTGGGCTTCCCGCCCGTGGCGACGAGCAGGCGGTCGTATCCCTCCTCCGTCCCGTCGGAGAAAACCACCTTCCGGACCGACGGCTCCAGCCGGACGGCCGTCTTCCCGTGCGCCACCCGGATCAGCATCTCCTGGAGGTCCTTCCCCTGCGGGTCGAGCGTGTTCTCGGCGCTCGCGTCGCCGAGGATGAAGTCGGGCAGCAGGGGACGAAGGTACGGCGCCGCCTTCTCCTCGGTGACGATCAGGATCTCGGCGTCGGGCTTTGCCTTCCGAACCGTCTTCGCGGCGGCGATTCCCGCGGGGCCGCCCCCCAGGATCAGGTATTTCATGTCGCACCTCCTCAAGGGTTGTCGGCACGGCCCCCGAAACGGGGACCCGTGCGCCGTGCTACGGCACCAGTATCCCGGCTTTCGCCGCCCGATGCCTTGACCTGCGTCAAACCGGAAAACGCATTATAGCCATTTCCTCTTCCGGAAATAGAAGAGCATCCCCGCGGCGACGGCCGCCATGACCAGCAGCGCCGCCGGGTATCCGTAACCCCAGCGCAGCTCCGGCATGTTGAACGGGGATGCGTCCGGATCGAAGTTCATACCGTAGATGCCGACGATGAAGGTGAGCGGGATGAAAAAGGACGCCACGATCGTGAGCACCTTCATCACCTCGTTCATCCGGTTCGAGACGGCGGACATGTACTCGTCCACCAGCCCCGACGCCATCTCGCGGAACGTCTCGACCATGTCCATGAGCTGGACCGTGTGGTCGTAGCAGTCGCGCAGGAACACGCGGGTCCCCGGGCGGATCAGGGAATGTTCATCGGTCATCAGAAGGTTCATCGCGTCCCTCGCGGGCCACAGCGCGTGCCGCACGGCGAGCAGCTCCCGCTTAAGACGGCGGATGGCGGCAAACGTTTCCGGGACGGGGGAAGCGACGACCCGTTCCTCCATCTCCTCGACCGCGTCCCCCAGCCGCTCGAGCGTGGGGAAGAACGCGTCCAGCACGGCGTCGCACAGCGAATAGAGCAGGTAATCCGGCCCCTCGGAACGGATCCGGCTCTTCCCGTTCCGCAGCCGATCCCGCACCGGTCCGAACGAATCGACCTCCCGCTCCTGGAAAGAGATCACGAGGTGGGACGAAAGGAAAAACGATATCTGTTCCGGAGGTTCCGGGTACCGGACCTCCCGGAGGACCACCAGCAGGTGGTCGCCGTACCACTCCACCTTGGGCCGCTGGGGGACGTTCAGCACGTCCTCGAGCGCCAGCGGGTGGATGCCGAACCGGTCGCCGATCGCCCGGACGACGCCGGGGTCGGAAAGACCCACGACATCCAGCCACAGGACCCCCCTCTTCGGCAGCGCCAGCGACGGGATGTCGGGAACGGCGATCGCCCGCTCCTCGCAGCGCTCCTCGTCGTAGGTGAACATCTTCAGCCGGACCGGGAAGCCGCCCGCTTCCGCGTGCGCCGCAAGGGTGCCGGGCGTCGTGCCCGGAGGGTGGTACCGCTTCCTGCGCCTCTTCGACATGCGACGCCCTCCGCGGATTCCGATTTCGGGTGCTTTCAATATACTTATACCAGAGTTGTCCCGGACAGGGATGCCGGGTAAAACGGCGGTCCGCACCGCCCGCCCGGTGCGCGGGAGCGCCGCGAATATGGGATAATGGCAGGTATGAATCGCCGCGGGCCCGCTTTCCTTCCCGCCTTCCTGATCGCCTTGTGCCTGCTGGCCGCAGGCGTGTACAGTTGCGCGGTCAACCCGGTCACGGGGCGCTCCGAGCTGGCGATCGTCTCCTTCACGGAAGAGGAGGAGGCGGCCCTCGGCGCGCAGGCGTACGTGCCCGCCGTCCAGCAGCAGGGCGGGTTCTACCGCGACCCCGAGCTGGAGGCGTACGTCCAGGAAGTGGGGATGCGGATCGCCCGGGTCTCGCACCGCCCGAACCTGAAATACAGGTACCGCGTGCTGAATTCTTCCGTCCCGAACGCCTTCGCGCTGCCCGGCGGCTTCATCGTCATCAACCGGGGGCTGCTCGTCGGCCTGTCCAACGAGGCGGAGATGGCGGCGGTCCTGGGCCATGAAACCGCCCACGTGACGGCGAAGCACTCCCTGGCCGGGTACCAGAGGGCCGTCGCGGGCAACGTCCTGCTCTCCGGCGTTGCGCTTGTCACCGGCGGCTCGCAGGGGGCGCAGGCGCTCTCCGGGATCACCGCCGGCCTCATCCAGAGCGGCTTCTCCCGGGAGCAGGAGCGGGAGGCGGACTGGCTGGGGATCGACTACATGGTCAAGGCCGGGTACAACCCGAACGGGGCGGTGCAGCTCCAGGAATATTTCTACAAGCAGTTGGAGGGAAGCAAAAACCCCGCGTTCGTGGAGGGGCTCTTCCGCACCCATCCGTTTTCGAAGGAGCGGCTCGAGGCCGCCCGCGCGCGGATCGCGCAGAGATACCCGGAAACGGTGAAGAACCCGAACTACACCTATAACGAAACGGTTTTCCAGCAGAAGACGACCCGCCTGCGGCAGGCGCAGAAGGCCTACGAGGTGTCGGACCAGGGAGACAAGCTGTTCAAGGAGAAAAAGCTCGACGCGGCGCTGGGGAAGTACCGGGAGGCCGAGCGAATGGAGCCGGGGCAGGCGCCGTTTCCTTCCTCCATCGGAAGCGTGTATCTCGCCCAGAAGAATTACCCGGCCGCGGAGGCGGAACTGCGGAAGGCGATCGACCTCGACGGGGAGCTTTTCGAGCCGCGCATCCTGATGGGGGCGCTGCGGTACCAGAAAAAGGAGTACAAGGCGGCGATCCCGGAGCTGGAAAAGAGCATGGAATTGATACCGACGAAGGAAGCGGCGGCGATGCTTTCGAAATCTTATGAAGCGACGGGCGACGCCGCGAAGGCGAAGAAGTACGCCGATATGGCGAAATAGGGGCAGCGATTTGCCGAACGAAGAATTCATACCGAAATGGATCGCCTGGGAGGTCACCGGGCGCTGCAACTTGAACTGTATCCACTGCCGCGCGTCGGCGAACATGGAGTCGCACGACACGGACTTCTCCACGGAGGAAGCCAAGGCGCTCCTCGACGACATCGCGGAGGTTTCGAAGCCGGTCCTGGTCCTTTCCGGCGGGGAGCCGCTGCTGCGCAAGGACCTCTTCGAGATCGCGAAGTACGGCACGGACAAGGGCTTCCGGATGTGCATCGCCACCAACGGGGTGCTCGTCACGGACGAGATCGTCGGGAAGATGAAGGACGCGGGGATCCGGATCTGCTCGCTTTCCCTCGACGGCTCCACAGCGGCGGTGCACGACGACTTCCGGCAACAACCGGGCGCCTTCGAGGCAACGCTGCGGGCCGCGGAGACCTTCAAGCGCAACGGGATGCAGTTCATCGTCAACTCCTCGTTCGCGAAGCGCAACCAGCACGACATCGCGGCCACCTGCAAGCTGGCCAAGTCGATCGGCGCGCACGCCTGGTACATGTTCATGATCGTCCCCACGGGGCGCGGGCAGGAGATCATGAGCGAGCTGATCAGCAAGGAGGATTACGAGGAGATCCTGGAGTGGCACTACCAGATGGAGAAGCAGGAGGCGGAGATGCTCGTACGCCCCACCTGCGCGCCGCACTACTACCGGGTTCGGCTGCAGAAGATGAAGGAGGAGGGGGAGAAGTTCACTCCCCGGTCGCTGACCTTCTCCACCGGCGGCGGCAAGGGATGCATCTGCGCCCAGTCGATCTGCTTCATCGACTCGAAGGGGAACGTCCAGCCCTGCTCCTATTTCCCCGTGGCCGCGGGGAACGTGAAGAAGCAGAAATTCGCGGAGATCTGGCACAGCTCGGAGCTGTTCCGGTCGCTTCGGGATTTCGAGAAGTACAAAGGGCGCTGCGGCGAGTGCGAGTTCCGCAACGTCTGCGGCGGATGCCGCGCGCGGGCCGACGCGGTGCGGGAGGACTACCTCGAGGAGGCGCCGTTCTGCAGCTACATACCGCTTAAGACTCGGAAGCGGCTCGATACGGCGCAGCAGGGAGAAAAGCCCCCGGCGTGACCGCCGGGGGTCTTTCGATCCCTACACCCGTTTTCCCGGCATCGCCTCGAGCGGCCTGATGATCTCGCCCATGATCCGCGCCGTGGGCGTCTCCGCGTAGTGCTGGACGAACGCCTTTCCGGCGTCGCACGCCTCGGCGATCTTCGGGTCCATGGGGATCGCGCCCAGGAAGGGCACCTTCATGTCCTGAGCGATCTTCTTCCCGCCGCCGGAGCGCAGGATCGGGGTGACTTCCCCGCAATGCGGGCAGGCGAACCCGCTCATGTTCTCCACGACCCCGAGCACCGGAAGCTGGATGAGGCGGCAGAAGGATATGGACTTGCGGACGTCCACCGACGCGACCTTCTGCGGCGTGGTGACGATCACCGCCCCGTCGAGGTTTCCGCTGCCGAAGATCTGAACGACCGACAGCGGCTCGTCGCCGGTCCCGGGCGGGGAATCGATGACCAGGTAGTCCAGGTCGCCCCACTCCACGTCCTTCACGAACTGCTTGATCGCGGTGTTCTTCATCGGGCCGCGCCAGACGACGGCGTCGTCCTGGTTGCGCAGGAAGAAGCCGATGGACATGACCTTCATGTCCCCCATCGGGATCGGGAGCATGGACCCGTTGGAGGAAGGAAGGGGGGACTGGTTCTCGAGCCCGAGCATCGTGGGGATGCTCGGCCCGTGGATGTCGACGTCCATCAGCCCGACGCGCTTTCCCGCCAGCATCAGCGACGCCGCCAGGTTCACCGCCACCGTGCTCTTCCCGACGCCGCCCTTGCCGGACATCACGACGATCTTGTGACTGATGCGGCAGAGCCGGGACTGCAGCTTCTGGCGCTCCAGGAAGTCCGCTTCGCTCTCGTTTCCTTGACGTTTGGATGCGTCGCAGGCGTTCTTCTGGCCGCACGCGTCGCACTTGTCGGACGGATTGCCGGAACTCATTTCCTCTCCTTCCCGCAATTCAAAGAATGGTCCCTACTCGTTATCGAGGCCGCACGAACCGGCGTTGGGGCAGCCGCCGCATCCGCCGCTGGGCAGCCCGATCTTGGCCCACGGATCCTCTCCCTGCTTCACGGGCTCCCAGCCGCCGCCCGGGCCGCTGTGATCGCCCCGGGTGATGAACCCGCTGCCGCCGCTGATCAGGCGGTGCGGCTTCTTGCCGCACTCGGGGCACTTGCTCACCGGCTTGTCGTTGATGGACTGGCTGCGCTCGAAGCGGTGGCCGCACGAGCCGCATTCGTACTCATACGTGATCATGGGGTGTTCTCCCTTTCTTTACCATGTCGAGGTCGATATGGCGGTATTCCGGTTTCCTGAAGGTTTGCAGGCCCGAACGATTCAATTTTACTATACCTTTGAGCTATGCGGCAACAGTCGCGGCCCTTCCCTCCCCCCGGCGAAGGCGATCCCTCGCTTTCCGCCGCACCGTGTTAAAGTAGATGCTTGCTCCACATCCAAGGTGTCGGGCGCGCCCCTGGTCGCGCCCGTTCTCCCGTAACCGAGGTCGAAATGGCGGATTATCGATTCCTGAAGGCGTGCCGGCGCGAACCGGTGGACTGCACTCCCGTCTGGATCATGCGGCAGGCGGGGCGCTACCTCCCCGAGTACCAGAAGGTCCGCGGGTCGAACTCCTTCCTCACCCTGTGCAAGACTCCCGAACTGGCGGCGGAGGTCACGATCCAGCCCGTCGAGCGGCTCGGGGTGGACGCCGCGATCCTGTTCTCCGACATCCTCATCCCCGTCGAGGCGATGGGGGTCCCCCTCGAGTTCCACGACAAGAAGGGGCCGATCCTGGGCAAGGCGATCCAGAGCCAGCGCGACGTGGACGGCCTCCGCGTCCCCGATCCCGAGGAGAAGGTCCCCTTCGTGATGGAGACGATCCGCATCCTCCGGAAGGCGTTCGAGGGGAAGGTGCCGCTCATCGGCTTCTCCGGCGCCCCGTTCACGCTGGCCTCCTACATCGTCGAGGGCGGCACGTCGAAAAACTTCATCCAGCTCAAGAAGCTGATGTACCAGGCGCCCGAGGTCTACCGGGCGATGATGGAGAAGATCACCCGGACGGTGACGGCCTACCTGAACGCGCAGATCGCCGCGGGGGCGCAGGCGGTGCAGATCTTCGACACGTGGGCGGGGATCCTCACCCCCGGCGATTACGAGGAATACGCCCTCCCGTTCACCCGCGCGGTGCTGGCGGGGCTGAACCGCAAGGGCATCCCCGTGATCCATTTCGCCAACGACTGCGCCACCCTGCTCACCTCCATCAAGACGCTTCCGGTGGACGTGATCGCCGTCGACTGGAGGATCCCGCTGGACGTCGCCGCGATGGTCGTGGGCCCGGACAAGGCGCTGCAGGGGAACATGGACCCCACGATGCTGTTCCACCCGCCGGAGAAGATCGAAGAGTGCGTCCGGGAGGTGCTGCGCCGCGGGGAGAAGGCCGCCTCGCACATCTTCAACCTGGGGCACGGGATCCTGCCTCCCACCGATCCGGAGAACGCGATCGCCATGGTCGAGGCGGTCCACCGGATCGGGCGGAAGGCGTGACCGCTTCTCCGGCCGCCCCGCAGCATGGCCCGGACGTCGTCCTCGGCGGGATGACCGTCAGGAGCGTCCCCCTGACCGGCGTGGTGCTCCTCAACATGGGGGGGCCCGACGCCCTGAACGCCGTGCGCCCCTTCCTCTTCCGTCTCTTCTCCGACCGGGAGCTCATCCCGCTGCCGGCCGGCGCGGTCACCCAGCCGGTCTTCGCCTATCTCGTCGCGGCGCTGCGCGCGCGCAAGGTGCGGGAGTACTACCGGGAGATCGGCGGCGGCTCCCCCATCGGGACGCTCACGGAGAACCAGCGGGCGGCGCTCGAGAAGGCGCTCCGGGCGACCGGCGGGAATTTCCGGGTCTACGTGGGGATGCGGTACTGGCACCCCCTTTCGAAGCACGCGGCGCTGGAGATGAAGGACGACGGCGTCACGCATGCGATCGCCCTGCCGCTGTACCCGCAATACTGCCGCGCAACGACCGGCTCCAGCCTGAAGGACCTGCGGCGATGGCTCCATTGGGCGGGATGCTCCTTCCCGGTCACCGAGGTCCGCTCCTACCCCGAGCACCCGAAATACGTCGCCGCCCTGGCGGAAACGGTCTCGCGGACGATCGGGGGGATCGACCGGGAGGGGATGTTCCTCCTTTTCAGCGCGCACGGCGTCCCGCAGGCGCTCATCGACGGCGGAGACCCGTACCGGGCCGAGACGGAGGCGACCGTGGCCGCCGTGATGAAGTCGTTCCCGGGCATCCCCCACGCGCTCTCCTGGCAGAGCCGGGCGGGGCGCGCCGTCTGGCTTTCCCCGGACACCGTGGACGAGGTGACCCGGCTCGCCCGGGAGAGGGTCCGCACGCTGGTCGTCGTCCCGGTGAGCTTCGTCTCCGACCACATCGAGACGCTCCATGAGCTCGATATCCGGCTCGCGGCCCACGCGCGGGAAATGGGTATAAAATCGTTTCTGAGGGCGCCCGCGCTGAACGATTCGCCGGCGTTCATCGACGCCCTGAAGGACATCGTCCTGCAGACCACGTGAAAGGAAGCGTCTGAAAATGCCGCGGATCGTCATCATCGGGGCCGGCCTCTCGGGGCTTTGCACGGCGCATTACCTCATCAAGAACCTCTCCGCACAAGGCAAGGACGCGGAGATCCTCCTGCTCGAGGCCGACGGCGTCCCGGGCGGGAAGATGCGCACGATCCGGCAGGACGGCTTCAACCTGGAATGGGGCCCGAACGGCTTCCTGACGAACAAGCCGTACGGGATGGAGCTGGTGAAGGACCTGGGAATCGAGGAACGCGTCGTCCGCTCCTCCGACCAGGCGCGCAAGCGGTTCATCCTCTCCGAGGGGGTGCTCAAGCGGCTGCCGGAAACGCCGGTCGCCTTCTTCCGCTCCGACCTGCTCTCCATCCCGGGCCGCATCCGGATCATGGGGGAGCTGTTCGCCCCGAAGGCGCCGGTGAACGTCGACGAATCGCTGGGCGATTTCACGCGGCGGCGCATGGGGCCCGAGGCGCTGGAGAAGCTGATCGACCCGATGGTCACCGGAATCTATGCCGGCGATCCGGACAACATGTCGCTGCGCTCCTGCTTCCCGCTGATCTACAACCTGGAGAGCAAGTACGGCGGTCTGGTCAAGGGGATGCTCGCGCTGAAGCGGGAGCGGGCGAAGCAGGGGGTGAAAAGCGAGATGTCGGCCGGGCCCGGAGGGGTCCTTGTCTCCTTCGACGGCGGCGTGCAGACGCTGGCGGACATCCTTGCCTCGCGGCTGGCCGACGGCCTCCACATGAACGTCTCCGTCGACCGGGTCGAGCGGCGGAACGATAAATATCTTCTTCACATCGCGGAGAAAGGGGTCCGGGAGGAGATGGAGGCCGACGTGCTGGTCGTCGCGACCGCCGCCTTCGACG includes the following:
- a CDS encoding FAD-dependent oxidoreductase translates to MKYLILGGGPAGIAAAKTVRKAKPDAEILIVTEEKAAPYLRPLLPDFILGDASAENTLDPQGKDLQEMLIRVAHGKTAVRLEPSVRKVVFSDGTEEGYDRLLVATGGKPSVPAVLRKDTPMIQIFDSWKDSIAIKELAARPGPAVVYGPGYLAIEGCRALRKAKKEVVWIQPKQPRPGYPIAGELEASILDEVRNRGARIKDGDDIIEVQEKGKDALTVQTRHGETINCSLVVVATERVPAVGFLAGSGIAIASGVLVDEYLQTSLPDVYAAGDCAEFKDKKSGESRINFGWRSAIKQGQLAGENMAGGKKRFAGSQEDYFWALFGSSLEDRGKRTPSVEGY
- the corA gene encoding magnesium/cobalt transporter CorA, whose product is MSKRRRKRYHPPGTTPGTLAAHAEAGGFPVRLKMFTYDEERCEERAIAVPDIPSLALPKRGVLWLDVVGLSDPGVVRAIGDRFGIHPLALEDVLNVPQRPKVEWYGDHLLVVLREVRYPEPPEQISFFLSSHLVISFQEREVDSFGPVRDRLRNGKSRIRSEGPDYLLYSLCDAVLDAFFPTLERLGDAVEEMEERVVASPVPETFAAIRRLKRELLAVRHALWPARDAMNLLMTDEHSLIRPGTRVFLRDCYDHTVQLMDMVETFREMASGLVDEYMSAVSNRMNEVMKVLTIVASFFIPLTFIVGIYGMNFDPDASPFNMPELRWGYGYPAALLVMAAVAAGMLFYFRKRKWL
- a CDS encoding M48 family metalloprotease, whose amino-acid sequence is MNRRGPAFLPAFLIALCLLAAGVYSCAVNPVTGRSELAIVSFTEEEEAALGAQAYVPAVQQQGGFYRDPELEAYVQEVGMRIARVSHRPNLKYRYRVLNSSVPNAFALPGGFIVINRGLLVGLSNEAEMAAVLGHETAHVTAKHSLAGYQRAVAGNVLLSGVALVTGGSQGAQALSGITAGLIQSGFSREQEREADWLGIDYMVKAGYNPNGAVQLQEYFYKQLEGSKNPAFVEGLFRTHPFSKERLEAARARIAQRYPETVKNPNYTYNETVFQQKTTRLRQAQKAYEVSDQGDKLFKEKKLDAALGKYREAERMEPGQAPFPSSIGSVYLAQKNYPAAEAELRKAIDLDGELFEPRILMGALRYQKKEYKAAIPELEKSMELIPTKEAAAMLSKSYEATGDAAKAKKYADMAK
- a CDS encoding radical SAM protein, which gives rise to MPNEEFIPKWIAWEVTGRCNLNCIHCRASANMESHDTDFSTEEAKALLDDIAEVSKPVLVLSGGEPLLRKDLFEIAKYGTDKGFRMCIATNGVLVTDEIVGKMKDAGIRICSLSLDGSTAAVHDDFRQQPGAFEATLRAAETFKRNGMQFIVNSSFAKRNQHDIAATCKLAKSIGAHAWYMFMIVPTGRGQEIMSELISKEDYEEILEWHYQMEKQEAEMLVRPTCAPHYYRVRLQKMKEEGEKFTPRSLTFSTGGGKGCICAQSICFIDSKGNVQPCSYFPVAAGNVKKQKFAEIWHSSELFRSLRDFEKYKGRCGECEFRNVCGGCRARADAVREDYLEEAPFCSYIPLKTRKRLDTAQQGEKPPA
- a CDS encoding Mrp/NBP35 family ATP-binding protein, with protein sequence MSSGNPSDKCDACGQKNACDASKRQGNESEADFLERQKLQSRLCRISHKIVVMSGKGGVGKSTVAVNLAASLMLAGKRVGLMDVDIHGPSIPTMLGLENQSPLPSSNGSMLPIPMGDMKVMSIGFFLRNQDDAVVWRGPMKNTAIKQFVKDVEWGDLDYLVIDSPPGTGDEPLSVVQIFGSGNLDGAVIVTTPQKVASVDVRKSISFCRLIQLPVLGVVENMSGFACPHCGEVTPILRSGGGKKIAQDMKVPFLGAIPMDPKIAEACDAGKAFVQHYAETPTARIMGEIIRPLEAMPGKRV
- a CDS encoding zinc ribbon domain-containing protein, giving the protein MITYEYECGSCGHRFERSQSINDKPVSKCPECGKKPHRLISGGSGFITRGDHSGPGGGWEPVKQGEDPWAKIGLPSGGCGGCPNAGSCGLDNE
- the hemE gene encoding uroporphyrinogen decarboxylase produces the protein MADYRFLKACRREPVDCTPVWIMRQAGRYLPEYQKVRGSNSFLTLCKTPELAAEVTIQPVERLGVDAAILFSDILIPVEAMGVPLEFHDKKGPILGKAIQSQRDVDGLRVPDPEEKVPFVMETIRILRKAFEGKVPLIGFSGAPFTLASYIVEGGTSKNFIQLKKLMYQAPEVYRAMMEKITRTVTAYLNAQIAAGAQAVQIFDTWAGILTPGDYEEYALPFTRAVLAGLNRKGIPVIHFANDCATLLTSIKTLPVDVIAVDWRIPLDVAAMVVGPDKALQGNMDPTMLFHPPEKIEECVREVLRRGEKAASHIFNLGHGILPPTDPENAIAMVEAVHRIGRKA
- the hemH gene encoding ferrochelatase: MTASPAAPQHGPDVVLGGMTVRSVPLTGVVLLNMGGPDALNAVRPFLFRLFSDRELIPLPAGAVTQPVFAYLVAALRARKVREYYREIGGGSPIGTLTENQRAALEKALRATGGNFRVYVGMRYWHPLSKHAALEMKDDGVTHAIALPLYPQYCRATTGSSLKDLRRWLHWAGCSFPVTEVRSYPEHPKYVAALAETVSRTIGGIDREGMFLLFSAHGVPQALIDGGDPYRAETEATVAAVMKSFPGIPHALSWQSRAGRAVWLSPDTVDEVTRLARERVRTLVVVPVSFVSDHIETLHELDIRLAAHAREMGIKSFLRAPALNDSPAFIDALKDIVLQTT
- the hemG gene encoding protoporphyrinogen oxidase, whose protein sequence is MPRIVIIGAGLSGLCTAHYLIKNLSAQGKDAEILLLEADGVPGGKMRTIRQDGFNLEWGPNGFLTNKPYGMELVKDLGIEERVVRSSDQARKRFILSEGVLKRLPETPVAFFRSDLLSIPGRIRIMGELFAPKAPVNVDESLGDFTRRRMGPEALEKLIDPMVTGIYAGDPDNMSLRSCFPLIYNLESKYGGLVKGMLALKRERAKQGVKSEMSAGPGGVLVSFDGGVQTLADILASRLADGLHMNVSVDRVERRNDKYLLHIAEKGVREEMEADVLVVATAAFDASRILAPLDGELVDALNAIPYSPITVAALGYDAATLGNPLDGFGFLIPRGEKRKILGALWDSSVFPNRAPQGKALLRVMLGGVRAPELASLPEGELVAIARKELSDIMGISAEPVLARSFFHDRGIPQYLVGHGAILERIDARLAALPGLHLNSNAYRGIALNDCVLQSRLAGERIAQAL